The Vigna unguiculata cultivar IT97K-499-35 chromosome 1, ASM411807v1, whole genome shotgun sequence nucleotide sequence TCGGTGACCCTTTTGATTAAGCACCTACCAGAAGCCATTCCTCATGACACCCTTTCTAGAATCTTCACAAATTTCGGTGCTTTCTCGGTGCGCCCTTGCTCTACTGCCAGGTATCTAACTCCCAAAGGTTTTGAATTTCCcactgttttttctttttgttgcaATTTGATGATCTTGAGTGTTTGAATATGACCATGGTTAACTCTTGTTATGAGTATTGTGCTACCATGTGAACTTTGTAATTTGCTTACAATGTTAAAGGGATTCCCCTTGTTCATATGTTTCCATTTACTTATACTTAACTTGAGGGAAAgtataaatttacatttagctCTTAACAATCTTTTGCATGTTTCTTCAATTACCAAGAATCTGTTTAGTGTAAGCAAGTTTGcacaagataataatatttattttgatttcttttctCACAATTGGTTTGCCAAATCTCAGGAATCCAATGACATTCTTCTTCATGGATGTGTTGGTTCTGATGGCCTGTTTCAGTTTTAAAGTTTCCCTTTTACGCCCAGACATGTTTCTGTTTGTTCTAATAAGTAGTAATGCTAGGGTCCAATATTTGTACTACTAGCAGTGCTTATATTTGGCATCTTAGATTAGGACATCCTAATATCGATGCTATACGTATTGCACTTCAACTTTGTTATGTAACCTTTCTAAGAAAAGTTCTAAGCGTTTTTGTAGATATACATAGGGAGGATAGCAAGAATGTCCCGCAAAGTTTGTACTTTCAATTTGGGAGTCAAGAGTGTATAATTTGTCTTTGATTAGAAGGACCATTTCTTCTCTGAAGAGGCTTTGCTCTTTGATTATAAGGTTTTATCTTGTAATGATTCTtacattttcaataaataagaTAGTTGTCAGCTTATCTTAAACTAGATTCGTACAATAAACTTACTATGCTACTTGAATCTCGTTTTTGTCCTTGGTTGTGCTTCCAAGTCATCCATAAATGTTCtttatttaatgatatatttgaatgatatttgacctctttattattttttatccaatTTATTTTTGCTTATCAACATTGCCAAATCACGCTTTAATCTTAATTTGATATATGCAGGTTGAAAAATTGTGCTTTTGCGGATTTCAAAAATGAGATGGTGGCATCTCAAGCACAACGTCAACTACATGGGTAGTACTAATTGAATCATTcgcattttttttcatatttgaagAGACAACCTTGACATATAGTTTTCTTGTTTGGTTTTACATCATAGAAATGTTTTTTGATATCTTTTTGAATTGGTTCCTAATTTTGAAACACTTTaaagaaaacttaatatttgttttaaatgatTGTATCTTTGTTTACTTTGGGTTGATCAGGTTGAGATTTCTTGGTAAGGTCTTGTCAGCAGAGAGAGCGAGTAAGCTAACTGGTAATGGTGAAAATAGTAGTGGTGATCAGCTTGGTAAGGACTCTAAAACATCAATGCTGAAGAATGCAAATGTAGGCAAACCTGTTGACGGAGATACAAAATCAAGAGGCCTCCCTATTCCCGAGCCAATTGCTGATAGACTTGGTGTCAATTATCCTTTTCCTCCCCATCTTGAGTATGCTTCTTCTTATTTGAAGTTCTTGTTAGTATTTGTTGCTTTATTGCAAAAGGGGATGCCAGGTGCCAAATTGCGCACaaatatgattaataattaaacaaaatgaaatgaattgaTTCACgagaaaaagatgataaaaAACTATGGTTATTGTGAGAATCATTTTGAAAGAATTATTGGGGTAATCTTATTGTAACCCATTTTACTTGACAACGTTTTTCTTACAAGCATAAATTtcttgaatatagaacattttTAAGAATAAGCAGTTCATACTTATATGTTCTCCCTTTTCCTCTGAATTTGTCTGCTCTACCTTAGCATTGTTGTGtttgagtatttttttattgcatGTGATTCAACAGTAACTTACAAGGAAAAGCAAAATGTCATTGTAAACTGGCAGTACTTTCCAATGTGtataattattcttttcttttgtttatggtatcaaatatttaaattctgtGATTATCTTGCCTTTCCATTTTCATAGCTTTTGGAATTGACCATTTGGAgtgaaaacttaaaaaaatgacCATGAGTAGCTTTAtcaaatgttattttatgaGCAACTCTCACTAAATAAAGTTAGTTTTTAATGCTATGCTgctaaataaataaagaaagaaatacaTTTAGGATTGTTAAATGTTTACTCACACTGTTATATATCATAATATTAATCAAGGATGGGGGTGGTATGGTATTTTGTATGATGATAAGTTTGTATACAGTCTAACTCAACTTGTTTCCCAGGTATGCTTACCCTCCACCTGATGGAAATATATTAACGAATATTGTGAATGCTCTAATTGCTGTTCCTCGCTTTTACACTCAGGTTGTTCCAGCATTAAGATTGATTGGTTTCTTTTTCTATCACCTGTAACCTTTTCTGACAGCTTGTTTTGTACCGAACTGATGACAAATAGTAATCATATTGATTGTACCACTCTAATGCAGGTTCTGCACTTGATGAACAAAATGAACATCCCTGCTCCATTTCGTATGGCACTGCCCACACCTCCATTACCTCCAGAGGTACCAGCACCACTTCCTCCTACTGTAACTATAAATCCTCAGTCTGCAGATCTGTCCAGTGGTGAATCAGAGATGGAATCTTCCGATGAGGTAACACCTTCACTGCTTTCAGTATTGCGAATCACCTTTATAATTGCATATACAGGTTCCCTCAATATTTATGTTCCCTTTTTGTTTTCATCCCGCCTCAAgtctaatgtatttttttaaggtAAAGTTTTATAGAAATTTCCTTTTTAACCACTTTGCAATGTGCTTATGCTGTAGTTTCCTGTTGGCGTTAAGTTTGAAAATGTTCTTTTTGAAAcataaatgattttaattgacaatcaaacaataaaatataaagccGTTAGGAGATGTCTTTTTCCTATCTCTTtagtcaatttatttttaaactaataacaAGCTTATAGGAGGGTGACGCAAGCACAAAAAGGTCTGGACAAAAGCGTGCCAGGCGTGAGGCCATTGTTGGCCCAGCTATTGATAAAGGTGTGGCTCATGAGTCTGTTGGAGTAAAACCAGCCACCTTGGTTCCAAAAGAAATCCCTGTGATAAAAAAGAACCATGTGTTAAAGGTATTTCTTTCTTAGAGATTGATTTTTGGAGAATTATTAACAAAGATTTCgtcattttattttagtttttcattatgATTTACAGATAAACATTGTCCCCAAAGCAACACTAAATAAACATAGAGATGATGAGACAACACAAGAGTTGCCAGAGCCAGAAAAAGATGTTCCAGATCCTAGCAAATTTTTGACTCCAGATGAATTAGAGAAAGGAAAGTTGCCTCCTGAGGAAATCTTATCCCTTCCAATGTTTAAGGTACTGATAAAAATATCTGCGTTTACAGTTCCATTCTAGTACTACATGTGCAACATTAAGAAGCAAGCTTTTCACCACTTTGGAAATCATACATTCACCATGCAGTCAAAGTTATTTCCCACTTTTGTCTCGGCTGGTTGATTTAAGAACAATTTCTTTGTTACTGTATTATGTGACTGAAGACTAATTGTTGGATATAAATAAGAACAATTTGCTTCAAAGATCTTGAAACAAAACACAGTATACTTGTCAAGgaatttgttttgttggtgGATGTAATTTTTATCACAAGTTCCCGATGTCTTTTCTTGAACAgaaagttgtatttttttttagttttaacaaGTGATATTATCTACCAAAATTTTCACAGGCTTGAATTGGTCTAATAGAAGGCTAGATGTAGTTATATCTCATTAAATGTACGGCTTGTTTGGATTGGAATAATTTGTTTCCACTGCATGTTTTCACCAtcaattgtaaaataatttaatgactATACAGTGACAGCATAAAACAATGTATTCTAATCACAAACCACCGTTGGTGTTACTTTTAAGGTAATTATTATTGAAGTCAACAAACTTATCGTACATGGCAGCTTGTGA carries:
- the LOC114184092 gene encoding U11/U12 small nuclear ribonucleoprotein 65 kDa protein isoform X2, which produces MAYDSSPHGRVHQFVLEGTESKPLDVESAESVTLLIKHLPEAIPHDTLSRIFTNFGAFSVRPCSTARLKNCAFADFKNEMVASQAQRQLHGLRFLGKVLSAERASKLTGNGENSSGDQLGKDSKTSMLKNANVGKPVDGDTKSRGLPIPEPIADRLGVNYPFPPHLEYAYPPPDGNILTNIVNALIAVPRFYTQVLHLMNKMNIPAPFRMALPTPPLPPEVPAPLPPTVTINPQSADLSSGESEMESSDEEGDASTKRSGQKRARREAIVGPAIDKGVAHESVGVKPATLVPKEIPVIKKNHVLKINIVPKATLNKHRDDETTQELPEPEKDVPDPSKFLTPDELEKGKLPPEEILSLPMFKNYTAGNPAPVLYVKNLAKDVVADDFYYIFGSLFGSVEAAKSGLQVKLMQEGRMRGQAFLTFPSVELAHRALNRVNGYVLKGKAMIIQFGRNPSAAKA
- the LOC114184092 gene encoding U11/U12 small nuclear ribonucleoprotein 65 kDa protein isoform X3, giving the protein MVASQAQRQLHGLRFLGKVLSAERASKLTGNGENSSGDQLGKDSKTSMLKNANVGKPVDGDTKSRGLPIPEPIADRLGVNYPFPPHLEYAYPPPDGNILTNIVNALIAVPRFYTQVLHLMNKMNIPAPFRMALPTPPLPPEVPAPLPPTVTINPQSADLSSGESEMESSDEEGDASTKRSGQKRARREAIVGPAIDKGVAHESVGVKPATLVPKEIPVIKKNHVLKINIVPKATLNKHRDDETTQELPEPEKDVPDPSKFLTPDELEKGKLPPEEILSLPMFKNYTAGNPAPVLYVKNLAKDVVADDFYYIFGSLFGSVEAAKSGLQVKLMQEGRMRGQAFLTFPSVELAHRALNRVNGYVLKGKPMIIQFGRNPAAGKA
- the LOC114184092 gene encoding U11/U12 small nuclear ribonucleoprotein 65 kDa protein isoform X1; translation: MAYDSSPHGRVHQFVLEGTESKPLDVESAESVTLLIKHLPEAIPHDTLSRIFTNFGAFSVRPCSTARLKNCAFADFKNEMVASQAQRQLHGLRFLGKVLSAERASKLTGNGENSSGDQLGKDSKTSMLKNANVGKPVDGDTKSRGLPIPEPIADRLGVNYPFPPHLEYAYPPPDGNILTNIVNALIAVPRFYTQVLHLMNKMNIPAPFRMALPTPPLPPEVPAPLPPTVTINPQSADLSSGESEMESSDEEGDASTKRSGQKRARREAIVGPAIDKGVAHESVGVKPATLVPKEIPVIKKNHVLKINIVPKATLNKHRDDETTQELPEPEKDVPDPSKFLTPDELEKGKLPPEEILSLPMFKNYTAGNPAPVLYVKNLAKDVVADDFYYIFGSLFGSVEAAKSGLQVKLMQEGRMRGQAFLTFPSVELAHRALNRVNGYVLKGKPMIIQFGRNPAAGKA